One Dama dama isolate Ldn47 chromosome 31, ASM3311817v1, whole genome shotgun sequence genomic window carries:
- the HSPA13 gene encoding heat shock 70 kDa protein 13 gives MAGEMTILGSAVLTLLLAGYLAQQYLPLPTPKVIGIDLGTTYCSVGVFFPGTGKVKVIPDENGHISIPSMVSFTDDDVYVGYESLELADSNPQNTIYDAKRFIGKVFTPEELEAEIGRYPFKVLNKNGMVEFSVTSNETITVSPEYVGSRLLLKLKEMAEEYLGMPVANAVISVPAEFDLKQRNSTVQAANLAGLKILRVINEPTAAAMAYGLHKAEVFHVLVIDLGGGTLDVSLLNKQGGMFLTRAMSGNNKLGGQDFNQRLLQYLYKQIYQTYGFLPSRKEEIHRLRQAVEMVKLNLTLHETAQMSVLLTVEENDRKEPPTSDTELPKDKFSPANDPHVDSMFRANLSEKKNGEGQVLFETEISRKLFDTLNEDLFQKILVPIQQVLKEGHLEKTEIDEVVLVGGSTRIPRIRQVIQEFFGKDPNTSVDPDLAVVTGVAIQAGIDGGSWPLQVSALEIPNKHLQKTNFN, from the exons ATGGCCGGAGAGATGACGATCTTAG GATCAGCTGTTTTGACTCTCCTGTTGGCTGGCTATTTGGCACAACAGTATTTACCATTGCCTACTCCTAAAGTGATTGGAATTGACCTTGGCACTACCTATTGTTCAGTCGGGGTGTTTTTTCCTGGCACAGGAAAAGTAAAGGTCATTCCAGATGAAAATGGTCATATCAGCATACCCAGCATGGTATCCTTCACTGATGACGATGTTTATGTGGGGTATGAAAGCTTAGAGCTTGCAGATTCGAATCCTCAGAACACAATATATGATGCTAAAAGATTCATAGGCAAAGTTTTTACACCCGAAGAACTGGAGGCTGAAATTGGGAGATACCCATTTAAG GTTTTAAACAAAAATGGAATGGTTGAATTTTCTGTGACAAGTAATGAAACCATCACCGTTTCCCCAGAGTACGTTGGCTCTAGACTGCTGTTAAAATTGAaagagatggcagaggagtatcTGGGAATGCCAGTTGCCAATGCTGTGATTTCCGTACCAGCAGAATTTGATCTAAAACAGAGAAATTCAACAGTTCAGGCTGCTAACCTTGCAG GGCTGAAGATCTTAAGAGTAATAAATGAACCCACAGCAGCAGCTATGGCCTATGGCCTCCACAAAGCTGAAGTCTTTCACGTGTTGGTGATAGATTTGGGCGGAGGAACCCTGGATGTGTCATTGCTAAATAAACAAGGAGGAATGTTTTTAACTCGAGCCATGTCTG gaAACAATAAACTTGGAGGACAAGACTTCAATCAAAGATTGCTTCAGTACTTATACAAACAGATCTATCAAACATATGGCTTCCTACCCTCTAGGAAAGAGGAAATCCACCGATTAAGACAAGCTGTAGAAATGGTCAAGTTAAACCTGACACTTCATGAGACTGCCCAGATGTCAGTGTTACTAACAGTGGAGGAAAATGACAGAAAGGAACCTCCGACTAGTGACACTGAACTGCCAAAGGACAAATTTTCCCCAGCAAATGACCCCCATGTGGACAGCATGTTTAGAGCTAacctttctgaaaagaaaaatggagaaggtCAGGTTTTATTTGAAACAGAAATATCACGAAAGCTCTTTGACACCCTTAATGAAGATCTTTTCCAGAAGATACTCGTACCCATTCAGCAAGTGTTGAAAGaaggccacctggagaaaactgaGATTGATGAGGTGGTCTTGGTTGGGGGCTCAACTCGTATTCCTCGAATCCGCCAAGTCATCCAAGAGTTCTTTGGAAAGGACCCCAACACGTCTGTAGACCCTGACCTGGCCGTGGTGACGGGGGTGGCTATCCAAGCAGGGATTGATGGAGGCTCCTGGCCTCTCCAAGTCAGTGCTTTAGAAATTCCCAATAAGCATTTACAGAAGACCAACTTCAACTGA